The nucleotide sequence GCAGGCCGCCCAGGAGCGGGCGCGCGCCAAGGAGAAGGCAGCGAACGCCCTGGTGGAGGCAGAGGCCGACAAGCAGCGGGCGCAGACCGAGGAAGCCGCGGCCAAGGTCACCTACGAGCGGGAGATGACCGTCTACCGCGAGTGCATGAAGTCCCGTGCGGCGGCGGTCGCCAAGGCGGCCTCGTACGACGTCGCGAGGATCCCCACCTGCGACGCCCCGACCCTCGGCGGTGCGGCCTCCCAGTCCCAGAAATCCGCTGGCTCCGGCGGCGGTCTCGGCGGCATCACCTCCAGCCCGTGGCTGTGGGTGGCGCTCGTCGGAGGCGGCGGATTCATCGCCTACAAAAAGCTCTCCGCCCCCTCCGGTTCGGGCGCGGTAACCCCCACGAACGACAAGGGATTCACCTTCGAGAAGGGTGCCTGACATGACGCTTCAGTTCTTTGCTCTCGCCCTGTTCTGCTGGGCCGTGTTCTTCACCTTCAAAAAGACCAAGGGAAAGCAGATGGTGATCTGCATCATGCTGATCGTCTCTGGGATCTTCCTGCCGTACACGCCGTTCAGCGAACAGATCCGGACCACCCTGGAGTCGGTCTTCAACACGGCGAACACGACTGTGAACAACATCAGCTCCTCGTCACGCTAAGTACGCGCCAGGGGTTACCGGTTACTAGTTACAGCCCCCGAGACACCCCCAGAACCGCCCACCAGGCGGCGCGAACCGGTGTCCTGCGGGCCTGTAACCAGTAACCGGTAACCGTCCGAAACAACACAGAGTCACAGAAGGGAGGGTCGTGGAACTCCTCGTACTCCTCGCCATCAGCTATCTGTTCGGTGTGGACAAAACGCATGGGAAATACGAACAGGCGGGAATTAAAAAACCCCCCGCCAAACCAAAAGAGAAATGGAGTCCGACCCGGGCACCGGAAACATTCCGAAACGCGCCGTACAACTTCGCGGCGAAAACACATTACGGGCTTCTGGTGGGCGCACATTTCTCGGGTGGCCTGCGCGACGGCTGGCGCTCTGCCTACCTCAAAAAGCCGAGCGGAAAGCCTTCTGTTTCCACTTCTACCGGACCCAATCCAGGGCCCTCCGCGACCACCGTGCCGCCCAAGCCCAGCACACCCCCGACTACCCCGCCGACCACACCGACGGCGCCCCCAACAACCGCCCCGCCGACGACGCCCCCGCCTCCGGGCACCCCGCCCCCCACAGCGCCGCCACCGTCCGCTCCCCCACCGTCCGCTACCCCACCGCCAACGGCTCCCCCACCGCCAACGGCTCCCCCGCCTCCCACGACCCCGCCGACGACAACGCCGGGGCCCGTAGTCCCCCCGGCGGGCACGGTCCCGCCGCCCCGCACCGTCCCGCTGCCCGAGCACATCAGAAAGGACCCCGCGATGCAGCCCAACCCGCCCGTACCGCACTCCGCGACCGTCGACGACAAGGGCACCCACGTCACGACCGCCGCCGGCAAGACCCGCACCTACAGCGGCGGCGAGGTCATGACCCTCACCCAGGTCATCGACCTCGCCGAGGGCTCGGCCACCCTGTGCCAGTCCAGCACCGAGACCTGCCTGGACCTCATGGACGAGGCCGCGGAGCTGGCCACGGACTGCGACACGCTCATCGCCGAGATCACCGCGCAAGGCGTCGGCGCGAACCTGCTCGGCAAGTGCGAGGTGCTCAAGGAGCAGCTCGACCTCCAAGCCGCCGCCGCCAAAGACCTCCACGACAAGATCCAGGGCGGCGAGGAAGCGTGCCGCACCGCCTCCGCAAACGCGGAGCTCCGCCACGGACCGATCTTCCGGGCCGTCGCCGACTCCCCCCTGACCAAGCCCGCCGAACGCGACTTCTACAACGCCCGATAGAAGAGGAGAGGCCCCGCATGAGCACCACCGAGACTTTGAAGGACGCCGCTAACTACGCGGCCCTGCGCACCAAGCTGGCCTGGCTCACGCACAAGGTCCACGCGCACGCCCAGACCGTCACCACGCTCGCCTCCGACGTCGACGACGCCGCCGAGCAGATGCTGGACGCCGCCGAGACGATGAAGGCGCTGGCCGTCGACGATGCGACCACGGCTGAGTTCGCCGACGCCGCGCTGACCATGACCGGCGTCAAGGACGCGGCCGGCGCCTACACCTCCGCCGCCGACAGCGCCTCCGCGGCCGCAGACGACGCGAAGGCCACCACCGAGAACGACCACGGCGGCATCGCCGACGCCGTGACCACCTCCCCCGTCGACATGGCCGAAGCCACCTTCTACACCCAGCAGTAAGGAGATCCAGACCGTGGGGCCGACCCGAGCACAGTTCATCCAGTACGCGCCCGCCGCGCTCGCGGTAGTGCCTCTCGTGGCCGGCCCCTGGTCCGCCCTCGCCGCCGCGGCGGCCGGAGCCGGGGCCTGGACCGTAGGCGTCTCCGCCCCGGTACTGCGGTCTTTGATCGGATGTGGGTTCACCGCCACCGGGTGCGGCATCGCCGCGCACGAGGTCCTCGCCGCGGGCGGGACCCCGCTGATCGCCCTCGGCCTCGCGGTCCCGGCCGGGGCGGCCGCCCTGGCCCACCGCCGCAACATCGCCGACCACACCCCCGCCCTCGTACCCGCGACCACGACTACGGGTGCGGGTGCGGCGGTCGGCCTGACGTCCCAGGCACAACTCATCACTGCCTGGTGGAAGGAGTTCATCTCCGGCCCCACCCAGACCGAGGACCGCAAGCTCATCCAGGTGGGGGCCAACCTGGAGCACCTCGCTCTCGAGGCCGACGACGACCACGTGTCGTTCACCGGGATCATCACGCTGCCCCAGGGCCAGCAGGTGCGGGTTAGGGCCGCCGACATCGCCGCCGTCTACCAGATCCCCGTCTCCCAGGTCGAGCTGGGAGACCCCAAGCACTACGCGCCCAACGCCCTGCCCGTCACCGTGCAGTTGAAGGTGCCGGCGGCGCAGCCGCAGATCGTGGCCGGTACCCCGACGACTCCCGAGGAGGTCTGGGCGGCGTACGTGGCCGTGCCGGAGGGCGCGATGCCCGGCACCACCCTGACCGTCACCCGCTACGACGGGCCGCTGGACTGGGAAGGGATCGCCACCCGCGACCGCAGGGCGATCGGGACCGTCAACCTCCAGGACCTCGCAGGCAACCTGGAGCTGGAGACGATCCAGATCGCCCTCGCCCCCGGCGACAAGCCCTCGCAGATGGGGATCCGGGTGATGCGAGAGCACGCGCTGATGCACGGCACGATGCTCTCCTCGGTCGTGGACGAGCTGTCGATGGACTCCCGCGGCTACATCCGCGCCGGCACCTACGTCGACGGCCGCCCCGCCCTCCTGCCCCTGGCGCAGCCCGGCTCCGGAGCCCGCCACCTCTACCTCGTCGGCGGGTCCAGGTCGGGCAAGTCCGGGCTGCTGGAGCAGATCCTGCTCTCCGCCCACCGCTCCCGCATCGCGGTGGTCCTCGCCTCCCCGCAGGCCGGCACCATCGCCGGCGCCTCGCTGTCCGCCTACCTCGGCGACGGCCTGGACGAGGCGATGGGCGCGCTGCGCCTGGCCTACGCGATGATGCTCGACCGCGAAGCCCGCTACCGCAGCCCGGCCTTCCCCTTCACCGACCCCCTCGTCCTGGTCGTCATCGACGAAGCGCACATGCTGCTGTCCGTCTCCTCCCCGTACCACCTGGAGGCCAAGGCGATCGTGGAGCAGCTGACCCGACGCTCCCTCAAGCGGGGCATCGGCGTCGTCCTGGCCACCCAGACCCCGCTGGCCGAAGACCTCGGCAACTCCACCGTCATCCGCTCCCAGCTCCTCATCGGCGGCGGCGCGGTGTTCCTGCGCTGCGCCAGGGGCCAGGGCAACCTGGTCGGCGCGAACGCGGTCGAGGGCGCGGAGGGCATCGACCTGTCGATGATCCCCTCGCAGTGGCCGGGCCAGTACGCCAAGGTCAGCAACCGGGACATGAGCGGCCTGGCCACCGAGGCCGCCGCCGCCCCCGAGGACGGCACCTTCGGCCTGGGCTACCTCCTCACCCCCGGCTCACAGGCCATCCAGTTCCGCTCCCTGCACCTGGACGTGGCCCCCGTCTCCCTCGCCGGAGGCGAACCGCCGGTCGGGATCGAGAACTGCGACGCCTGGCGCGAGCGCGACGCGATCACCCAGACCCCCATGGTCGACAAGCGCGGCAAGAACCTGATCGGCAGCCTCACCGACCTCCTCGCCGCAGCCCAGGGCGCCCCCTCCTCGCACGAGGCACCCCAAGACAACTCCAGCGGCCTCCAGACAATCGCCGGATCCAGCAGGCCCGGTGCTCCTGGCGCAGCCGCTGGAGCGCCCGACGGACAGGAGCTGATCAAGCCGCGCATCCTCGAGCTCCTTCGGGAGCAGTCCATCCCGATGACCGCCGAGACCATCGCCCGAAAGCTAGGCACCTCCGCCAAAAACATCAAGCCGCGCCTGTCCGAGCTGAAGAAGCGGGACGAGGTCACCAACGAGAACGGCCTGTGGAGGGCAGCATGAACACCCGCACCGACACCGACTTCACCCCCATCGACCAAGACCTGTACGCGAAGGCGTTCCAGCTCCTCGACCCCGGCCCCACCCCGGAGCCCACAGCCACCGAGGCCTCGGCGGCTTCCGTGCCGTCCCCCCGCCCCGCCGCCCCGCCGGTGCGCCGGACCGGCCCGGTGGAAAGGACCCTCACCGACGCGCTCGCATTCCTCGACACCCACGGCTGGGCCAGGTTCACCCTCGTCCACCCCGAGGGCGCCCGCTGCTCCATCGGCGCGCTGCGCGCAGCGGCCGGCGCCCGCAACGCCGCCTACTGCGACGCCGGGAACCTCCTCCTGGACGAGGCCCGCCGCCAGCACGGCAAGAAGTGGGAGACGATCCCCTCCTGGAACGATTCCCACACCGGAGCGCAGGTGCGTAGCGTGTGGGATGCCGCCATCCGGCGCGCCCGCCGCATGAGCATCTGACGCTGGAGCTGCCCGTGTCGTTCTCGTTCACTAACCCCGAACCGGACCGTGACGACCGGTCGTTCTCGTTCACAGGCACGCAGCCGGACTGCGACGACGGCCGCTCGTTCTCGTTCACCGGCTCGGACCCGGCCGTCATCGACAGGCAGCTCCAGGCGATCACCGACATGGCCCACGAGATCCTCCGCCTCGTCGAGAACGTCCGCAGGCAGATCAACACCTGACCGTCTCCCCGCCCAGACGCGGAGGAACCCAGACCCAGCTCGGCCTCGCGCCCGCCCGGACCCTCCGGGCGGGGCGTCGCTGTTCCCTGCCCGCACCTCACCCATCTCTCGGGAGACCGACCACCCTGCGCCGATATTGCTACCGCTGCACCATCTGCCGTCACCAGCCCCGTCGTCCACGAAATCAAGGCCCCGGCCGCCGTGGGCGAGGCCCACCGGCAGACCCTCCACGGCGGGTCCCCGATGACGAAATGGCTGGCCAGATAGACCGCCTCGGCCGCTGGTACGCCGCCCCGCCCCCACCGGCCGCGCTCCACGCCCGCATCGCGGGCACGCTTAGCGGCCTGCACGACGTCAAGACCATGGGCCACTACTGGTGGGCCAGCGCTGGCGCCACTTACTCCTCGCCTTCAACGGCGCCGCCCTCACTGGCCTCGCATCCCTCGCCAAGTGGGGGTTTCTGCATCTGGTCGCTGTACAGCTGCCGCAGCATCACGGGCATGGGCGAGGTTGGCATGGGCGGTGAGTGTGGAGGGGTGCTCGCTGCCCTGCAGTCGCTCTCGGTCGGCTGCCACCTGCTCCAGCAGCTGGATCGCTTCGCTGGTGCGGCCCGCCTGCCAGTAGGTGGCGGCGAGGTTGCCGCGGGCGGTGAGCG is from Streptomyces collinus Tu 365 and encodes:
- a CDS encoding DUF6197 family protein, whose translation is MNTRTDTDFTPIDQDLYAKAFQLLDPGPTPEPTATEASAASVPSPRPAAPPVRRTGPVERTLTDALAFLDTHGWARFTLVHPEGARCSIGALRAAAGARNAAYCDAGNLLLDEARRQHGKKWETIPSWNDSHTGAQVRSVWDAAIRRARRMSI